A single window of Chloracidobacterium thermophilum B DNA harbors:
- a CDS encoding lysophospholipid acyltransferase family protein — translation MKIITGLRLAATLLLAALILLVPAWIALPFRQPMRTRIMTYPFKFFSYLLRWVFGVRLTAEGHEHTRGPLTRNHLFISNHLSLADTPLLLSLSPYPFIGKKEVLRVPIIAFAGNIGGNLLFDRADPEDRKRVQRDAIRRIREVSSIYLFPEGTRSKTGEPKPEPHWGLIWTAWQENIAVVPIAIFGSEKIIEQLTTRVWIRYGQPLLPADFPTKEQFATACWQRVRVMFDELKAAAESLIPGSAVQPSQEPGSAR, via the coding sequence ATGAAGATCATCACCGGGTTACGCCTGGCAGCAACCCTTCTTCTGGCGGCACTGATTCTGCTCGTTCCGGCCTGGATTGCCCTTCCCTTCCGGCAACCCATGCGGACGCGCATCATGACGTACCCGTTCAAGTTCTTTTCCTACCTGCTGCGGTGGGTTTTCGGGGTGCGGCTGACGGCCGAAGGCCACGAGCACACCCGTGGGCCGCTGACGCGCAATCACCTGTTCATCAGCAACCACCTGAGTCTGGCCGATACGCCACTGCTGCTCTCGCTGAGTCCCTATCCCTTCATCGGCAAAAAGGAAGTGCTGCGCGTTCCCATCATTGCCTTTGCCGGCAACATTGGCGGCAACCTGCTGTTCGACCGGGCCGACCCGGAAGACCGCAAGCGCGTCCAACGCGACGCCATCCGGCGCATCCGCGAAGTCAGCTCGATCTACCTGTTTCCCGAAGGCACCCGCAGCAAAACCGGCGAACCCAAGCCCGAACCGCACTGGGGCCTCATCTGGACGGCCTGGCAGGAAAACATCGCTGTCGTCCCGATTGCCATTTTCGGCTCGGAAAAAATTATTGAACAGCTCACGACGCGGGTCTGGATCAGGTACGGCCAACCGCTGCTGCCCGCCGATTTTCCAACGAAGGAACAATTTGCCACGGCCTGCTGGCAGCGGGTACGGGTGATGTTCGATGAACTGAAAGCCGCAGCGGAAAGTCTCATACCGGGCAGTGCTGTCCAACCGTCCCAGGAACCCGGCTCCGCACGGTAG